A stretch of the Panicum virgatum strain AP13 chromosome 9N, P.virgatum_v5, whole genome shotgun sequence genome encodes the following:
- the LOC120691439 gene encoding uncharacterized protein LOC120691439 yields the protein MERAADPYAGVEEAASTVAVLSRRQRERRLDEDGRRRHPGRGTGGGNAGDVHRPSEKTATTLLQVRSPRFSFSFLMRGSGGGVGEKPRHRWRGVRPMGSTGRGRGRRPPAQGGAGAAPVPRRSRDFPAAMADLQPHTLFFSAPACPAGHLASFVVELLVLRQPINNLLSDSYPLPHLGVLQFNNYASGGFVQIASCIFGGIVCKIPLAAWLRLKQVVMGVL from the exons ATGGAGCGGGCGGCGGATCCATACGCTGGTGTCGAAGAGGCGGCGTCGACGGTGGCGGTGCTGTCGAGGCGTCAGCGCGAACGGCGGCTGGACGAAGACGGACGGAGGCGACATCCAGGCAGAGGCACGGGTGGCGGGAACGCCGGTGACGTGCACCGGCCGTCCGAGAAGACCGCAACCACCCTCCTGCAGGTGCGCTCCCCACGTTTTTCGTTTTCGTTCCTCATGCGCGGAAGCGGTGGAGGGGTTGGGGAGAAGCCTCGGCATCGTTGGAGGGGGGTCAGGCCGATGGGGTCGACCGGCCGTGGCCGCGGCCGGAGGCCGCCAGCACAGGGCGGGGCGGGTGCGGCTCCTGTGCCGCGCCGAAGTCGAGATTTCCCTGCCGCCATGGCCGACCTACAGCCCCACACCCTCTTCTTCTCAG CTCCGGCCTGTCCCGCAGGTCATCTTGCTTCCTTTGTG GTTGAACTACTGGTGCTACGCCAGCCAATCAATAATCTCCTAAGTGATTCCTACCCGCTTCCACACCTGGGCGTTCTTCAATTTAACAATTATGCCTCG ggtggcttcgttcaaatagCTAGCTGCATCTTCGGAGGGATTGTTTGCAAGATTCCGCTAGCAGCTTG GTTAAGGCTAAAACAAGTTGTAATGGGTGTGCTTTAA
- the LOC120691227 gene encoding probable glucuronosyltransferase Os03g0287800, giving the protein MGSSVDHGGAGGRGKKQGSQLWKKALLHSCLCFVMGFFTGFAPSSVSDWTSAAVSAGGVGSSHVVRALQTAAGGAVNRSLLAHGGAGLLDAAAATPRPLLVVITTTESTPAASGERAAALTRMAHTLRLAAPPLLWVVVEAAPDVPATARLLRATGLLYRHLTYKDNFTAADAAAGKERHHQRNVALGHIEHHRLAGVVLFAGLGDVFDLRFFDQLRQISAFGAWPVATMARGERKVVVRGPACSAAAVTGWFSRDFGGNGTAAATTARPPEVDAHGFAFNSSVLWDPERWGRYPTSEPDKSQDSMKFVQQVVLEDFSKVKGIPSDCSEVMVWHVDSTAPSSSS; this is encoded by the exons ATGGGGTCGTCGGtggaccacggcggcgccggcgggaggggCAAGAAGCAGGGGTCGCAGCTCTGGAAGAAGGCGCTGCTGCATTCCTGCCTCTGCTTCGTCATGGGCTTCTTCACCGGCTTCGCGCCGTCGTCGGTGTCCGACTGGACGTCCGCGGCGGTCTCGGCGGGCGGGGTGGGCAGCAGCCACGTCGTCCGGGCGCTGCAGACGGCCGCGGGCGGGGCCGTCAACCGGAGCCTCCTGGCGCACGGCGGTGCGGGCCTgctcgacgccgcggcggcgaccccgCGGCCGCTGCTGGTGGTCATCACGACGACGGAGTCCACGCCCGCGGCGTCCGGGGAGCGCGCCGCGGCGCTGACGCGTATGGCGCACACGCTGCggctggcggcgccgccgctgctgtgggtggtggtggaggccgcCCCGGACGTGCCGGCCACGGCGCGGCTGCTGCGCGCCACGGGGCTCCTGTACCGGCACCTGACGTACaaggacaacttcacggccgccgacgccgccgcgggcaaGGAGCGGCACCACCAGCGGAACGTCGCGCTCGGCCACATCGAGCaccaccgcctcgccggcgtcgtcctCTTCGCCGGCCTCGGCGACGTCTTCGACCTCCGATTCTTCGACCAGCTCCGCCAGATCAG CGCGTTCGGCGCGTGGCCGGTGGCGACGATGGCGCGGGGCGAGCGGAAGGTCGTGGTCCGGGGCCCCGCGTGCAGCGCGGCCGCGGTCACCGGTTGGTTCTCCCGGGACTTCGGCGGCAACGGCACGGCGGCCGCCACGACGGCGAGGCCCCCCGAGGTGGACGCCCACGGCTTCGCCTTCAACAGCTCCGTGCTCTGGGACCCCGAGCGCTGGGGCCGCTACCCGACCTCCGAGCCCGACAAGTCCCAG GACTCGATGAAGTTCGTCCAGCAAGTGGTTCTGGAAGATTTTAGCAAGGTAAAGGGCATTCCTTCCGATTGTTCAGAGGTCATGGTATGGCATGTCGATTCGACggccccttcttcctcttcttag
- the LOC120687686 gene encoding uncharacterized protein LOC120687686: MDEGEESAHALAWCLANVVSPAGGDTLVLVHARRPPPVYAAMDSAGYMMTSDVLASVERHASAVSAAAVDKARRLCAGHPHVAVETLVESGDPRDVICDAADKVGADLLVMGSHGYASSGIF; the protein is encoded by the exons ATGGACGAGGGCGAGGAGagcgcgcacgcgctcgcctgGTGCCTCGCCAACGTCGTCtccccggcgggcggcgacaCGCTCGTGCTCGtgcacgcgcgccgcccgccccccgTCTACGCCGCCATGGACAGCGCAG GGTACATGATGACCTCGGACGTGCTGGCGAGCGTGGAGCGGCACGCCAGCGCCgtctcggcggcggccgtcgacaAGGCCAGGCGCCTCTGCGCCGGGCACCCGCACGTGGCGGTGGAGACGCTGGTGGAGAGCGGGGACCCGCGGGACGTGATCTGCGACGCCGCCGACAAGGTGGGCGCCGACCTGCTCGTCATGGGCAGCCATGGATACGCTTCATCCGGAATTTTTTAG